The Venturia canescens isolate UGA chromosome 7, ASM1945775v1, whole genome shotgun sequence genome segment CTTTAGGTAtgaaaaggaaataataattgagGCTATTTTGCGGAAATGGCGGTTATAAAGGAGGGCACACGGGAGAAAACTTCGAACGAGAAACGTCTCGAGCGTTCGCAGAGAGAGAACGGCCGATAGAGCAAGAAAGAGAatgtgagaaagagagggtgAAAGACAGAGATGAGTAGGAGGGAGAacaagaagagaaagagggaggttggatgaaaaaaaggagataGTTGGATGAGCCTCACGACGCTTTGCGCTCATTAAACTTCGCGATTTAGTTGACAAATAAATAACGAATGAGCACTTATGTTTCATTCCTACATCGCAATCCTTGGTACTGTTATagccccttttttttttatacatatgtagtttatttttccttctcctcctTACCTAACGACTAAAGCACTGTCTCTTGGATCATCGACGTATTGCTTGATGCTCGTGATTTTATTAAGCCTCGTGTCGACAACGATCCCGATGCACTCGTCAGGATTTTTCGTGCCACTCGTAACGGGCATCGCGGCCGTACGAAACGGCGGCGTTAACGTGACAAAAAACGGTATTTCGACAAAACacacgaaaaaattgacacaattacaaaaaaaaataacttagGAAAACAGGACGAAACGAGAATTCACGAGCGGTGGTGCTCTCTCGTGCAACCCACCGTTTTCACTTAACGGTCTCTGTCTCtgtgtgtctctctctctttcactcttaCACACACTTACACATATACGGGCACATACGCACACAGACTCTCTGAatctgtctttttttttttcctcgaagcGATGTTGTATATCAGCAAACACTaattatcaacaatttttttatatttataaaaccAACCAGTTGAATTACGATTTTTTGCGAACGgtttttaaattgtttgttttttttatttttattttcgagctCTGTTCGTTATTGCGAAAGATATATATGATAACACTGAACCGTACGCGCACTTCCTCCGTGTCATCCAGCGCCAATCTGACCGCCGATCGTCGCCATTTTAACCGTGATCCGGCCAGCCACTACTATTGCGATCACCACGCCACCATCACCACCAGCGACGGATTATTTTAGAACttttaaacgttttttttaccgcCAGAGAGCGCGAGAGCCTTCTTttttagtgtttttttttcatggaaaaacaACACCTTTCGAACAATTGTTGATTAGTATTTCAATATGAATAATAGTAGTGTGGCTAGAGACTAGAGACTCGAGATACTTTTGGTATATTCGATCCAATTCATTCGTGTTCATAAATTCTGTAGATGTACTGAATTTTCGAGGAAGATTCGACTATTCAGAATATTCTGGAATACTTTCGGattgtttaaaaaatacaggAGTTCATACGCGTCAAAAGAGATACGGCGTCAAAGACTTGCAAAATGATAATATTCTTTATTCTTCATCAGTTTCAGCAactgtttttttaaatgtattttaatCCGATCgtaacgaaaatatatttcgttttcaaGCTTGAAGTTTTATTTCTgataaaaaactcgaaaagttGCTATCTACACTGTTTTGACCATTTATAGGAAATTAAGATTTTCTATAAACTTTCTGAAAACTCACCACGGCTTGAAGACAACGCTACACAGCTTCAATTCATaagttttcaaataatcatgaCGACATTCAAATGTCATTAAAATCctgtataataaatattttattcaagttTTACATTCgggtgaaaatatattttattggtACACAAGATCGTTCATCCTCATTGTGTAAATGTTTTGTTTCCTTCTCATCGATAGTTCGAATTTAGTCCATAGGAGTGACATATGATATCAGCGAGGGATATCTCGTCTCCGAGGatataacgattttttttatttttattaatagcATCTAATCTACCTTTATCAACTCCGTGCAAAATGCCATGAATACTATCCAGAAATGAGTCTACTTTACTCGCATAACTCGcaccttttttttcgtacgtcAACATTCCAGGAATTTTAGCTTCAAACAAACGATTCAAGTACCTCGCTATGTTTATTAAACCATGAATTTCACAATTTCCAGGCAATCTCGCGAGTGGATCAAGCCCCACGGATTTCCAGATAAAATCTATTTGTAATTCCGAATTCTCAACTCCCGTTTGAAATTCTTTGCAAAAATGTTCTAATTTTGAGCTCTTCTCGAACACCGAAGAATGAATGTAAACCTTCACATGTGGCTTTAGCTTGTCTCGTGCCAATCCAAGCAGCGATTCTAAACAATGCATTGGATACTTTGGATCGCAAAATATGACAATATTTTGTTTCCCTGACGGTTCGGTCAACTCTTTTATTGActgttgtaatttttttcgtaaaggaATTCTCGGACCGCTTCtgtaaatgaaagaaaaacaatacaaTCGCTAGCAGTTtagttttttgaaataacgcaTTCAAAAAACAATTATACAAAAGCTGAAAATTCTTAATTAAAAAAGGACTCATGTTTAAACGACCGTCAATTTAATTGCGTAAAAAATGGATGCGAAATTATTTTAGGCATAATCTAACTTTGGTTTAAGGGATTTTTTCAGAACCTTGTGATGCTTGCAAAAGTGCGACAAAAATTTGTACAGATTGATTGATCATTTTCGAAGTCTGATTTTTGTCTCCGTTcagtaaaaattataaataccTTATAGGATTGTAAACGATATTTACTTTTCGAGTCGACAGACGGGATTGTCATAGACCATTTGTAGATCAACTTTAGAACCAACCAGATCTCTTATATTGTTCAGGTTGTATTTGATCATCGTGGGCctataaaaatatcattgtcgaatgagaaaatataGCACACGTCTAGACCGACAATGAAAGAAGATTTTTCGTTCACAGAGAAATTATTTACCGTTCCAAAGACAAACCCCAAGCAATAACATTGACGTTTTCCGGCAAACCCATTGGTAATAACATTTCCGGTCGGAACATTCCACTATTTCCGATTTCAATCCATTTTCCAAGTCCAttatggaaacaaaaaatttccatgCTCGGCTCGGTGTAAGGATTGTAAGCTGGTTTGAATTCTAGCTGTTCGATACCaagctttttgaaaaattcgtaaagTGTGCCGATCAAATCTCCCAATGTCAAATTATAATCAGCGATTACACCCTCTACTTGATGAAATTCCGCAAGGTGCGTAGCGTCTAGAGTCTCGTTACGAAATACCCGATCTATACTGAAGTATCTCACAGGTTTGAATTCACCCTgcgaaaaaaacagaaaatactCTAAATTTAATGACTTGCTCGTTTTCAAGGGTATTTTACAAGTTCCTCGAGAAAAAAACTTACTTTCTGCATGAGCTTATAAAGCATTCGGGCGCTCACGGCCGTTGTGTGAGTtcgtaataaatttttttgggCTTCTTCAATTTTCCAGTCGTATCTGTACCCCTGAGATCCATAGCCACCTTCGCTGTGGacttttttcaccttttccATGTATTCTTTGGGAAAATTGCCACTGGTTCTCGGCTCTgtatccgaaaaaaaaatccatcgttAAAGTTGTGAGATAATTAAAACGCGAGAggtaatttatattttcttcacAAATGAAATCTGTTAAAACATAATGAACGTACTGGAAATGAAGAAAGTGTCGTGTGCATCGCGAGCCGGATGTTGCTGAGGCTGGAAAAGAGCGTCAAAGTTCCAGAACGAGCTTTCCACAAAATTATTTGTTGGCATTTCTGCGAAGCTGCAAAATTAACAATATATAACATTGTTTTACGAACCTCAAAGATATCTACATAATTAAAAATTACCCCATCTCCAGGAAAATCTTCCTGAATTCCGCACGAACTTTTAACAATGGATGTAAATGTCCAACTTCAAGAGCAGTGCCCAGAGCATCAAAGTTATAGGgcttgaatttcttttccTTCCATGCACCACTCACTAATAAATCTGCGGTCAAATCAGCCTCTTGTTTCTCGATTTTCGTACTGAAATTCGGTCCTTTCCTTACGATTGAACTTTTTATTACGCTGCAAGGGAAACTTGGATTAATACACAAGAgtcacttttttcaatgcaaCAACATAGGAACACAATTTTTGCCAAGTTAACTCGGGTTCTTATTTTacccatttttttccagatttcaaaaatttgttcagAATAGCCCAAATTTTAGTTGGcccaatatttaaaaatttaaacgTACTAAGACCAcaaaaattcagtgaaaagGTTTGATTTGAAGTTTGATgtgattcaattgaaattcattgagaatgaaaaaatgaagtatTCTGTAGCAACAATTTGAGAAAGAATGTTCTGAATGAAATTACACTTCTTGCAGGAGTTTTCTCTTCTTATATTCAGCTTTGACGTTATCAGGAACATCATCGAGGTTCTTCAAGTGTATTTGAGTAGTATCCACAATGgacggaatatttttatcgagaaaAGGAGCACCATCTTTCTTAGAAAGTTTGACCCAACTGGCCTGAAGTGCTTTAGATAAACCGACTTTGGCATAcggcaattttttcatgatttctgACTGCACGATACCGCCTTCAGGAATAGCATTGTAAAGCACAGCTTCATGACTTCCATTTTCAACAACGTGTTGGCCTTCTTCCGTTAGCTCCCATTTTCTCCCACTGGTTTGTTCAACAGTGATGACCTGAAGCATACAAGGGAGATAAAATTATCTGAAAACGATACGCAAAATTCTTAACGTGACATACGAATTTTTAGTGAAAGCTCTATGCGAAAACTCATTTCATCTTCTACAAAAACTCACATCTGGTAGAGTTTGTAGACTTTTGATAGCCCCGATGATTTTCTGATGATCATCGTCAATTTTTCCCACCAAATCTAACGAATTGGCCTCTCCGTGTTCCGCTACATATTCCAAAACTTGCTCTACTAATTTATTTGCCATTCTTAACTCTTAGTACATAATAACTCGAGAGAACAAATTTCCACTCCGAAATAATCGGAAGATTCTACAGAGACGTAAGATGAAAGTAATgtatcaataaatattgcaagaatattattttatcataTTCTTACGTGTGTAAGGTAAGAATAGAGCACAGCCGGCACGTTCCGAGTTTcgacaatataattacggttATATAGAGGAGGAGACGTTAATCATGTATGTACCTGATATAATTTACCACGTTTTTTAGACATATGACTGGGAATTTCAACGTTACGCCATCTCTTAGGGATTTTTATGAGTATCCACCATAGATCAATGTCACAGATAATACGTCACGTGACATTATTCAAACATTGGGCATTCACGTTAACAAATTTTGGTAAAGATTTGGCCAAGAATTGTTACGAAATGAGGGAGATATCTAATAATGCAATTACTAAAGTGAGAGGAAGGGAAtgagaaatcattttcatcaGTTTTCGTATAtctcacatttttatttattttatacttacttccaaactttgcaacaaaaggattttttattttcgctaAAAACGAGCTCTACGATCAGATTTATACTGTAtggtacaattattttcgtatttgttttgtttttacacTGATGGAATTGGAATGTACTGGTTAACATCCAGTTTTCATAATAAACAACGTTCATGTATCATGTATGAACCATTGGAAAACATAATTTATAGACATTTCAAGTCGAAgtacgatgagaaaaaaaatgctcgacGATCGCGATTTATTGGATAAACATAATTTAATATCTACAATTGTAATCGTTGATAAGCACGAGTTTCGGGCACATCAtacattcaatttctttctttttttttcttttttgtaacTCTTTTCTCTAGTCTTGATCTTGAAACTCTTGTTCAACGGAAATTCGAGGCGAAATCACAAGAACACAAACTTGATCTTGACTCTTGATTACGATTTCTTACTCGACAATGTACAGAAATTTATCGTCGAACGAAAGTAACGTATTTTAGACGCTCAGCGATGTTCGTGAGTTCATGTAAAACTGGTGGCCTGACAAGAGAAATGTTAAGATGTAAATACACGCAGCTATCCAACAGTTGAAAGCATTTTGCATGTATCCTCTGTCAACTGCTGTATAGAACTCCTTTGCTGACTCGAAATGCTTTCCTTCCAGTGGCAAATCCTCTATGAGAGCTACGCTCCTCACATAAAAGAAAACACCCATCAAGAGCTGCAATAATGAAAATCCAGATGGTAGAAGACATACATAAATTatgtcatttttaaaaaaaagacatttggTCATAGGCATATGGAATATTTAATCAATTCATGACAGATTGTATACAATTTACTAGATTCCTTGATAATATCAGTTTTCTGAGAAGTAAATCGCTTGCCAAATATGAAATTCAAGATCTAaggaataacaatttttttcatattctacATGGATTACATTTACTTTTTATCGTTGCACCACTGAAcagaaacaataaaattagtaatatttttttgatgaaaccTCATGAATGTCACTCTGGTTTTTAAAATTTGTAGAGATGAATGTATTGAATTCGATAGAAATCATACTTGAGTTCAATCAGGAATTgaattttgttcaaattttGGAAACTTATCAAAACAGAACATAAACATCGACAATGCAAAATGGGAGCAACAAAGAATTTGCAGAAGGCCACGAAAATCGAATAGGACCATGCAGAACTACATTCATAAAATTCGGAAGTGAGAATTTCAATGTCACGAATAATCGTAATTCAATATCAGTTGGAAATAAGATGAGCATAAAAATGGGCTCAACGCCACTGCAATTACgatggatttttttggatttttcgttGACAGAAATTTTGTCGGGAAACGGATAAAAATACTCACGAGTTGTATGATCCCCCAAGCAGAAACAATCAAGCCGCAGAGGGCATATTTAGGGCCACACACCTTCATTCTGTCTGAGAAGGGAATTCACAATCCTTtcacaatttttggaaaatatgtgcgtttttttttattttctattttttcgataaatcagAGCGAGGATTGTGCCTCGTTACGCCCCAGACAGTCATATGATTGTAGTTCATCGATTCGGAAGGCTCCGAAGTAAAACTCCCTATGGCTCTACAGTTTAGCTATTTATTTCTAAAATTTGGCAAGAATGGCTTGAAAACTCCCCAGATCAAAACTGCAAATCGTAATCGTAATTGATTTACGCTTAATTATCTACTAAAGGAAACACTCTATTTATATACATTGAAGTAAAGAGTTACAAGTGCGTCACGATACGTGACTCCGTATAGACACGTCATAATTGAATGATTCGGTTGTAAGAGCTCTCTCAGCAAAGTTGCACAATGACGAATTTAGTATAATCGATGTACAAAGCACACACTACAGAAAATCAGAGATGACAATTGACCTtgaattttatattcatttttttgataaattataTCAATACACCCATATTGTATGATAAAATGTGGTAGAGACAAAAAAAGATCACTTTAATCATACTTTTCTTCTGTAGCATATACtacatcatttttcaattttcattacatctttattactaattatttcataatttacaTTCCCTCTTCTAATTTATAAGCAACGATAAAGTATGTTGAATAAATTAATTggattatatacatatatataaatgtacccaaaatgatttttccgtTTCAGCAACCATACAAATTTGCTATTCACTTTTTTTAGACTAGTTTTCAAGACGAACTACTTCGTGTTgaattattaaaacaaaagcgaatttcaattatttgatGATGACTCAtttgtcattaataatattcattatttttgtatttggcgggcaaaaaaaattgacagatatctctctctcgcttgctAGCTACGAGAAAGTAGTGTGACGACATGATTCATACTTCCTGCTGTTGTCGGCCCTGATTCATGGGACCATGGTTGACCGACTTGGTTAGTTCGTGACTCTTTCGTCTTTCtttctatttataaaattgataaatattcATCGATTATTTGTCGTATTGATAAATCTCATCGAATTCGCAATGATAATATTGTAcaaatgggagaaaaaaaattaatcataaCCGATCGCGGAGCGTTTTGAAATCGTGGCCCTTGCGAGTCTCTCCTATAGGCGGCTGTTCGTGGGCTGTGTTTTTGACAGCTATCGTCTCCGTGTTTGAGTGGATTGATCCTACGTTCAATCAAATTGTTTGACTGTCGCATTTTCCAATCGTGAACGTTTTCATCCtttgtttttcctttataGTAAAAagtggtgaattttttttctacaaggCTCAAACTTAAGTTTTATTTACAAGCATTATTCTGTGTGTTAACAGTTAACAGCGAGGCCAATGCCAGGCGAATTGCAATGGTGGAGAACTGCTTCGGCAGTTCGGGACAGGTGAGTCTTAGCTCTTTTTATATATCGAATGACCCAAAAATAAATTggcctttttttatttaacctgagcttcgtaatcagattctttctcaatatttagaaatttttcgaaatctgTTGTTACCACGATTCAGCCATATTTCGAGACAATCGTCAACGTTCTATATATTTCGGGCtaacttgaaaataattaaaaaattttacagatgtaatcaataaataaaaacttaaTCTAAAAATagttaaaatcaaacaaatataGATGCACATTTGAATACAATTTGCACATAAATGTTCTTGCCTCAtttcaactattaaaaaaCTATCCAttcaaattttacaattttcctCAGCAAGTTAATAAATACCTTATGatgaaatgattattttttagtATCGTTGTTTAAATGTAGCTCGTTCTTTTGCCAAATCATTTTACCatacaattttataaaatttatgagaAATATTCAGACTACTTCAACGTTATCCCATACTAAATTTGAAACAAATTTACTATTTGCAGTTTTAGATGTATTTAACCAAAGATTTTAGTATCTCCCAGGgagcatatttttatataatttctCATCCACTACTACAGTTCTAGACCATACTTTTTATACCAATATATACCaatactttttaaaaaaatctcgatcaCTAAAAAACATACTTGAATTCACGCAAAGAGAAAACTAGCATTTTAACTGATAAAATGTTGAGATGCGGCAATGCAATGCCGTTTCTTGGTAAAAACATTACATTCACTTGCCATTTCTTTGtacattttaataaaatggGTATATTCACCAAGTTATAGTCAAACTTTGGAACATAAATAGAATGATTGCTTCTTAAATATAACTGTGGTACAAAAACCATATCGAGCATAATCCACTGGATTCAGTgcagatatttgaaaaatgtaaaatacaATATTGCAACAATGTAGATAAGCTCTagtttctgaatttttcagtCTCTGGCTGTACCAGGCAGAGTCCTGGTGGGAGAGGGTGTCCTGACTAAGATGTGTAGAAAAAAGCCAAAGCCGCggcaattttttctcttcaacgaTATACTCGTTTATGGCAACATAATGATCAATAAGAAAAAGGTGAGTAAAACCATCAGAAATATTAGTATGATGTGtgtaaactttaaaaaataacactTGCATAATTTGATCCGAAACAAAACAGTACAACAAGCAACACATAATACCACTGGAGGAAGTAAAGCTAGAATCATTGGCAGATGACGCACGTAAGTACTCTCAAATTTCATTGACTAAGCAAGCATTTGTTCATATGAGTTTCTTATTGCATCTTATTGCGCCACACAGAACCAAATTTTGTTTGCTCTTCTTGATTTATTGTCACTTATTCATCATTTGTCACGCCATTTCTTCTTGGGTCCCTCGTCCCACGGTTGTTCGACCCATTAAATTGTCGTTGTTTGTAGAGTTTCGAAATGGGTGGCTCATTAAAACGGTAACAAAGTCGTTTGCTGTTTATGCTGCTACCTGCACAGAGAAACAAGAGTGGATGGCGCATATAACAAAATGCATTGAGGATCTGCTCAGAAAAAGTAAGCATATTATTTccttaaaaatgaataatgcaAAGATATGGTTCCTCTTACAAAAGCTTTTTTCACAGGCGGCAAAAAACCTGTCGAAGTTCATGCGGCTGTTTGGGTTCCTGACAACGAAGCCACCATCTGTATGCACTGCAACAAGACACAATTCACCGTTTTGAACAGAAGGGTAATTACTTTTCTAGTGTCATTCGTTATTTGCtgtaacaatgaaaaaattattcgaattcgAAATTATACATTCGAAAACGTGCGAGAGACATAATGAGTATTCCCAAAATGACATTACAGTAAATATGCAgtatgatttgaatgatttttcttgcaGCATCACTGTCGACAATGCGGCGAAGTCGTTTGTGGTCCGTGtagcaacaaaaaaatggtaCTACCAGGACAAGCAAACGGTAAAGCGGTTCGCGTGTGCCTGCAGTGTTACGATGCTGCGAGCAAAGTAAAAGCTACGGCGCCCCCGATTACGGATATTCTCAATAACACCGATCAGCAGCGCAATTCTGCCGATAGTTCGGGTGGAGACAGCTCCGGGGACGACGAGGAAGGCAATAAGGAAGAAAATCATGATGAGgtgaaaataaacaataacaAAATGATATTTCCTCTCGATGTTGGTGGAGGTGTATTaggaaataattcaaaagcaTCAAACGATCTTGATGAATCAatcattgattttattttacagCCAAAATTCTACTCTACCCTGCCTCGATGAAGCAGCCTTGAAATCTCGACCaaacaacaaaaacaacaaTAAGACTATTAAATATTATACAAAGTATTTTTGGAGATGTACAACCCGCATTCGAGCCTGTATTTACGATAACCACGGTCTCAGGAAGAcaatctatttttttgttttttcttctcatcacGTATATACAACGAACGATGAGGCCCTAACTCGACGTAAGTTTAACAagtaattttcataaaaacatGCGTAGCCTTGATAACGAAATCCTTAAAATTTTCACCACCCCCTGGAAACCGCCGACGTAACGGCCAAACTTACGATCAATTACCGAAATTctcagaaaaaacaaaatagcaTTACATATTCTTGCTACATTATGTAATACTGAATTTTATATACGTAATACTTGGTGGgacgatttttttgtaatttctaAGCTGACATGCCAGTTTGTGCCTTCTATACGAAAAACAAACTTCAACAATGTTTCCCTGCAACATatttaatcaaaaaaattcatatttttcgctCTGAACGGTTTTCcgaattctttttctcttcgagtGAGCTCTCGAAAACTCTGATACGGTAATCTTACGAGGGAGTTTTGTAACGAACATTTGTATttgtaaataattgaataatctTGTACCGCAGCGCGTTAACTCCGAGTTGTATTGtccaaaatttgatatgtcaattataattaaaaattggatTGTAAACTAAACAAATTTCTCTTATTACTATTCTTCATAATCAcatataaaattattattgaaaaatagggTCTTCCCTAGACAAAATCATTCAGGTATTACATTTTGTAAAGATTTTTAGCCTGAAAAATGAATCTAATTGTCATTTAATTCTTCAGGTAAagcccgctacacacggtcaataatattgcacaataagtttttatggtgtgtagtgcgccataaatttaagatagctcaaacttctgttcaatgattgcacaatgtttcaatactacatctacacgttcaataatatagTGCAATCTccctatattgcgcaatattattgaccgtgtgtagcaggcctAAGAAGGattgatgaaagaaaacaaaaaacattgtgTACGaattatagaaaattattattatgtgTCACGAGATCAAGGCAAGCCGGTAAACTATTATCCTGCCAAAAAAGTCTGTACTCTCTTGGAACGACAGTTTGAAAGTTTTTGCTACAGCCTCTTTCTCTAGTTCAAATCGCTGCAGTTTATTTGTATCTTCTGGATAAAAACACTGCACAACACTGAGGTCTTTGAAGTTTGATCCTGCCTCTAAATGACAGTCTTTTCCGGCGAAACCTCCTTGGAATTGGATTTCTAAAGCCGTTAATTTGCATTCTTCtttgaaatcaatcaatatcCATTGTGGAGTACCCTGCAAGTATTTGTTTCTATAGTATTCATAATTTGTTATACACTTTGGGAGAATTTAACTAAACATAATTAggaatttttgtttgaaaatggtgaaaatctagaaatttcaagagaaaaaatgcaacGGAT includes the following:
- the rush gene encoding pleckstrin homology domain-containing family F member 2 isoform X1, which encodes MVDRLVNSEANARRIAMVENCFGSSGQSLAVPGRVLVGEGVLTKMCRKKPKPRQFFLFNDILVYGNIMINKKKYNKQHIIPLEEVKLESLADDAQFRNGWLIKTVTKSFAVYAATCTEKQEWMAHITKCIEDLLRKSGKKPVEVHAAVWVPDNEATICMHCNKTQFTVLNRRHHCRQCGEVVCGPCSNKKMVLPGQANGKAVRVCLQCYDAASKVKATAPPITDILNNTDQQRNSADSSGGDSSGDDEEGNKEENHDEPKFYSTLPR
- the rush gene encoding pleckstrin homology domain-containing family F member 1 homolog isoform X2 encodes the protein MVDRLVNSEANARRIAMVENCFGSSGQSLAVPGRVLVGEGVLTKMCRKKPKPRQFFLFNDILVYGNIMINKKKYNKQHIIPLEEVKLESLADDAQKQEWMAHITKCIEDLLRKSGKKPVEVHAAVWVPDNEATICMHCNKTQFTVLNRRHHCRQCGEVVCGPCSNKKMVLPGQANGKAVRVCLQCYDAASKVKATAPPITDILNNTDQQRNSADSSGGDSSGDDEEGNKEENHDEPKFYSTLPR
- the LOC122413371 gene encoding nuclear receptor 2C2-associated protein, which gives rise to MTYLLKEKSFDCRVSSVLNKDVRSYGKKFLYDDCDETCWNSDSGTPQWILIDFKEECKLTALEIQFQGGFAGKDCHLEAGSNFKDLSVVQCFYPEDTNKLQRFELEKEAVAKTFKLSFQESTDFFGRIIVYRLALIS
- the alpha-PheRS gene encoding phenylalanine--tRNA ligase alpha subunit isoform X1 gives rise to the protein MANKLVEQVLEYVAEHGEANSLDLVGKIDDDHQKIIGAIKSLQTLPDVITVEQTSGRKWELTEEGQHVVENGSHEAVLYNAIPEGGIVQSEIMKKLPYAKVGLSKALQASWVKLSKKDGAPFLDKNIPSIVDTTQIHLKNLDDVPDNVKAEYKKRKLLQEVVIKSSIVRKGPNFSTKIEKQEADLTADLLVSGAWKEKKFKPYNFDALGTALEVGHLHPLLKVRAEFRKIFLEMGFAEMPTNNFVESSFWNFDALFQPQQHPARDAHDTFFISKPRTSGNFPKEYMEKVKKVHSEGGYGSQGYRYDWKIEEAQKNLLRTHTTAVSARMLYKLMQKGEFKPVRYFSIDRVFRNETLDATHLAEFHQVEGVIADYNLTLGDLIGTLYEFFKKLGIEQLEFKPAYNPYTEPSMEIFCFHNGLGKWIEIGNSGMFRPEMLLPMGLPENVNVIAWGLSLERPTMIKYNLNNIRDLVGSKVDLQMVYDNPVCRLEKSGPRIPLRKKLQQSIKELTEPSGKQNIVIFCDPKYPMHCLESLLGLARDKLKPHVKVYIHSSVFEKSSKLEHFCKEFQTGVENSELQIDFIWKSVGLDPLARLPGNCEIHGLINIARYLNRLFEAKIPGMLTYEKKGASYASKVDSFLDSIHGILHGVDKGRLDAINKNKKNRYILGDEISLADIICHSYGLNSNYR
- the alpha-PheRS gene encoding phenylalanine--tRNA ligase alpha subunit isoform X2 encodes the protein MANKLVEQVLEYVAEHGEANSLDLVGKIDDDHQKIIGAIKSLQTLPDVITVEQTSGRKWELTEEGQHVVENGSHEAVLYNAIPEGGIVQSEIMKKLPYAKVGLSKALQASWVKLSKKDGAPFLDKNIPSIVDTTQIHLKNLDDVPDNVKAEYKKRKLLQEVVIKSSIVRKGPNFSTKIEKQEADLTADLLVSGAWKEKKFKPYNFDALGTALEVGHLHPLLKVRAEFRKIFLEMGFAEMPTNNFVESSFWNFDALFQPQQHPARDAHDTFFISKPRTSGNFPKEYMEKVKKVHSEGGYGSQGYRYDWKIEEAQKNLLRTHTTAVSARMLYKLMQKGEFKPVRYFSIDRVFRNETLDATHLAEFHQVEGVIADYNLTLGDLIGTLYEFFKKLGIEQLEFKPAYNPYTEPSMEIFCFHNGLGKWIEIGNSGMFRPEMLLPMGLPENVNVIAWGLSLERPTMIKYNLNNIRDLVGSKVDLQMVYDNPVCRLEK